A single region of the Actinoplanes sp. SE50/110 genome encodes:
- a CDS encoding GNAT family N-acetyltransferase yields MKLQLRAAGADDQFRVGALHQRSRVAAYAGFIPVEVLTARSAESFGEWWAERWKWEQDTHRMTLAEVDGELAGFSYIGPSETPRAAELYAIHVDPARVGTGVGRELMVRALADLPAIGEARAVLWVLTENHPARRFYERGGWTTDGATRTEPVNDVPVPQVRYEHPL; encoded by the coding sequence ATGAAGCTTCAGCTGCGGGCCGCGGGGGCCGACGATCAGTTCCGGGTCGGGGCGCTGCACCAGCGGTCCCGGGTGGCGGCGTATGCGGGGTTCATCCCGGTGGAGGTGCTCACGGCGCGGTCCGCCGAGTCGTTCGGCGAGTGGTGGGCCGAGCGCTGGAAATGGGAGCAGGACACGCACCGGATGACACTGGCCGAGGTGGACGGCGAGCTGGCCGGATTCAGCTACATCGGGCCCAGCGAGACTCCGCGGGCGGCTGAACTCTATGCGATCCACGTCGATCCGGCCCGGGTCGGGACCGGGGTCGGCCGGGAGCTGATGGTCCGCGCGCTGGCCGACCTGCCGGCGATCGGCGAGGCTCGGGCGGTCCTGTGGGTGCTGACCGAGAATCATCCGGCCCGTCGGTTCTACGAGCGCGGCGGCTGGACGACCGACGGAGCGACCCGCACCGAGCCGGTCAACGATGTCCCGGTCCCGCAGGTGCGATACGAACACCCGCTCTGA
- a CDS encoding ribonuclease Z, protein MRELVVLGTASQVPTRHRNHNGYLLRFDDEVILFDPGEGTQRQLLLAGLAVTPLRRICVTHFHGDHSLGLPGILQRISLDRVPHPVAVHYPAGGQEFYDRLRHATSYWDNAEIVASPVGAGFAVETSAGRLTALPLRHSVESYGYRLTESDSRRMVPALLAAHGVTGPAVGELQRAGRLGDVTLDQVSVVRPGQSMAFVMDTGLCDSVYELARGVDLLVIESTFLAEDAAMAAQVGHLTAGQAGAVARECGVRHLVLTHFSQRYPDPSRFLDEARDEFAGPITIAEDLMRVPFPARRDAPVADTGLSPGGR, encoded by the coding sequence ATGCGTGAGCTCGTCGTGCTGGGAACAGCCAGCCAGGTGCCGACCCGGCATCGCAACCACAACGGTTACCTGCTCCGCTTCGACGACGAGGTGATCCTCTTCGACCCGGGCGAGGGCACCCAGCGACAACTCCTGCTGGCCGGGCTCGCGGTCACCCCGCTGCGCCGGATCTGCGTCACGCACTTCCACGGCGATCACAGCCTCGGGCTGCCCGGCATCCTGCAGCGCATCTCGCTGGACCGGGTGCCACACCCGGTGGCGGTCCACTATCCGGCCGGTGGCCAGGAGTTCTACGACCGGCTGCGGCACGCCACGAGCTACTGGGACAACGCCGAGATCGTCGCTTCGCCGGTCGGCGCCGGGTTCGCGGTGGAGACGTCCGCGGGGCGCCTCACGGCGCTGCCACTCCGGCATTCGGTGGAGTCGTACGGCTACCGCCTGACCGAGTCCGACAGTCGCCGGATGGTGCCCGCCCTGCTCGCCGCGCACGGCGTGACCGGGCCGGCCGTCGGCGAGCTGCAGCGGGCCGGTCGCCTCGGTGACGTGACACTCGACCAGGTCAGCGTGGTGCGACCGGGGCAGAGCATGGCGTTCGTGATGGACACCGGCCTGTGCGACAGCGTGTACGAGCTGGCCCGCGGGGTGGACCTGCTGGTGATCGAGTCGACGTTCCTGGCGGAGGATGCCGCGATGGCGGCCCAGGTCGGGCATCTGACCGCGGGGCAGGCCGGGGCGGTGGCCCGGGAGTGCGGGGTGCGGCACCTGGTGCTGACCCACTTCTCGCAGCGGTATCCGGATCCGTCGCGGTTCCTCGACGAGGCCCGGGACGAGTTCGCCGGGCCGATCACGATCGCCGAGGACCTGATGCGGGTCCCGTTCCCGGCGCGCCGGGACGCGCCGGTCGCCGACACCGGGTTGTCACCCGGCGGTCGCTAA